The genomic stretch ACGTCCATTACCAAGTATTCTAAGTGTCCATACTGACTTTTCTCTTATTTATAGTAATTGATGATTTGATCAATTTATGTTGATTCTATAAATTCAGAGCAAGTTAAGTATTTCTATTATTTTATGTACTACAAAGAGATGGTGTGTATGTAGCATTGTTGCTACCTGTATGTTGTAGCCCTGGCATGCATTGCAAACTTTAGAAGAATTTTAACATAAGCTGTAACCTGATTTTTGTTGCCATTCAAAATTAAAAGGATAGAACTGCCTCCTGCAAATTTATTTTCAGTCAAGCATTTGATCAACACGGTTCATCGTAATCAGTTGTTGGGAATAGGCCAAATCGTCTTGCTTTCTGAAATTGGCTTGGATATGTCTTACCTCCTCTACTTTAGTTTGGTCTTCCTATCTGTTGCGTGCTGTTTTAGTTAGCCGAAGGGATTACTTTTGTCACTTTTCCGTGCTGTGGGGCAAATTTgagaaaatattttttttatatttggaactcattttgtttcaagttattTCAAGCAATAATATCTTTAGCATGCAACTTGTTATGCATTGCTATTAAGTAAATATTACTCTTATGTTtgttatgtcacactttttcttcttcattTGGAAGCATCACTCTCTTGTTTTGTttgttatattttatttgaagtgGTTACTCGTCTTCGCGATGATATGATATTGTGCATTGACATTTCTGCATATACATAAAGGGTAAAGACACCTGATTTCTGTCAAACATTATGCCGCTAAATAGACCTAGAGAACATAGTTCTTTCTGTTAAGGACAAAACCAACTTTTTTAAAGGGGTATAGAATATCATAATTCACTCAATGACATATGTCTTTACTTTAGACCTGGGTAATGCAACACTACTTCTCTATTCGCTACTTCACTCATGCATGAACATAAACCTGGTGAATTATTTAATTCTTTTTATTAAACTGTCCATTAATACATTTTTGTTCCTGATATTTGAAAGACAATAAGTTCGGGAATCTTCTTTTTTTCTTACCTAGCATAGACATCACGACAAGTTAAATATCTCATTTTGGATTAGGTGGCTGCATATGTAGTCCCGTTACTGTCTGTAGCTCTGGCGTGCATTGGACTACATAACTGAATTGTAAGTTTCTAACacaatcttcttctttttttttgagaattcggcaGGTGAGCTGCTCGATATATTAATAGAAGGAGATTGGCTCAGTTAATAAGGGAAACCGGGCCCAAAAACCGCACAACGCGAcccagtttataaggaaaaccgaGTCGAAAACCTGAAAAGAGGAACAAGACTAACACACACCCTAACACGGCACAAAGTCGATGCCTCCACaggcggcgccttcaagaaggtagcggcatagctgccgccgtcgcccgctccaaaggagcttgggttttcacccggagaccaCACGACACACGCAGCGCCGGAGATTCCGCACACGATGACGCCAACAAGAAGGGCAACGACACCAAAAGGCGCCGCTGCCAACGGCACTGACCAGACACAGTGCAAGACTTTCGTCTGGCATCCTCTCCGCCGCGAGCCAAAGCAGGGCATGAAGCTTGTCACCACCCAACGAGCCTGCGCGCGCGCTAGCGCCAGCGATGCACAATGCAGCCACAGGGAAGCCGAGCAGCGCCGCGCAAGGCCAACCGCGTCCACCACAAGCCAGACagaagccgcgccatggccggacGGGGCGAGGAGCAGGACGGACGGCAAGCTACGGAGAGCAGCGAAGGTCGAAGCCGTTCCGCAAACCCGCCGGCAGGGCCAACGCGCAGGGGCACCGACGCGAGGAGCGGTCGGAGATGCGCCGCGGCAGGGACGACGACGAACCACGCCGAGGCAAGGGCGACGCGGGCAGGAACGCCTCCACCAGAACACGCGGCAACGAAGAACCGTGGGAGGCCCGGAGAAGACAACAGGACAGAACACACACCGGAAGGGCCGGGGAGCGGCGCACAGGCCGCGGCCCTCCAGGCCCAGATCGAGCCCAAACGGGCCCTCCCCAGCCTGAACCGCGCCATGGCCGGGCGTCGGCGGGCGGCGAGCTGCAGGAGGCAGCAGGGGGCCGCGAGGCGCGACGCCACGGCGAGGGCGCAGGAGGGGCGGAggacggcggcgacctccgggGTCCGGCATGGCGTCCTCCCTCCGGGACGGCCGTGCGAGAGCCCGAGAGGGATAGCTCCTCGCCGCCCCCTTCATCGGCGGTGGACGGCTTAGCCGCCGGCGGCCTCGGGAGGCGACGAGGGAGCGGGCAGGGGactaggaggcggcggcggcggactggGGTTGGGCTCCCCTGTCGCCTGGAGGAGGCGACCGAGGGGAGCGGGTTGTCGAGAAGATCTCTTGCCGTTCTAACACAATCTTTAACCTCGTGTTTTTAGATTCATTCAAATTTAAATGCGCAGTAAAATCTCCTGAAAAATCATCTCCAGTTAATTATTTAAACCAAACAACTATGTAGCAAGAAAGACTGGTTCATTGTATCGAGTTTCACTCAACTTTTTGTCTCGTAGGTACGAGTAATTAATAGCAAGCCTAATCATTAACCTAAATATTGCAAGGCCAGCAGCCCAGGAAAATTAAATTAAGTGCATACACTTTGGAGGCACACGTCGAATTGGTCAATTTACTAACCTGCTTCTACGAACAACTGATAGTGTCAGACACTAAACTTATGGATTAGGCTTGCTGTATACGATACGATGTGCTAATCTACTTCAAAGTATAGTTGGAACGATGGTAACCTCAAAATACTGCACTAATTATGCTGATCAATAACTTTCTATCATATTTTTTCTGTTTGGTAATGTTTCATAAATAATATGAGTCCTCATAACATACTAGACATAGCAAGACGGGTCTCATCTTATTAAAAAAGAAGCCCATCCTTCTCCAAAAGATCACTAGAACTAATAACTGAGAGGCCAACTTCAAGCTAAGAAAGGATGAGCATGCTAAATTCCGCGGGACTTTTTTGCCCTCTCGAAGGCATCTATTACCACAGCAGGACAAGATCTTTTGAGGCGAGCATACCCTTGGCTTGCCATCACGTCATCCATTCTATCTGGAGAAGCGATAAATTCAAGGCAAGCATTTTTGAGTTCGCTGCAGTGATGCTGGTCGGCTAGAGCTAATGCACCGGTGACATTCTCAACATCGAGACTTTTGCAAAGGTTGCTCTCACACATCACCTTCATCCTTTCCATGGCATACCTATCTGCAGCAACGAGCAAGTGCTTAACCATTTCTTTACCATCGTCTCCCTCAAGGTTTTCCATGGAAGGCAACGAATCTGTGTAGATGAAATACAGCAACGCCTTGAAAACAGCAGGCTGCATGTCCTCAACTGTTATGTTCCGCCTTGTCATGTCGCTCATCGGCCCAAAGAGCTCCGCTTTGAAGACAGGTGATCTTGCTGCAATGACAATCTTATGCGCGGGGAAAACCTCGTCTTTAACCTTGAAGACGACatctgcttcctcctccttctctagcAACTCTTTGAAATACTCTGCCAAATCTGAGGGAGGCACTGAGATGTCGAAGGTAGCCGCAGTCACCATGGATTCTTTCAGAACTGTGATGTCGCACTCAATCACAAGGCTGTCATCTCGCAGGTACGTCGATGGTTGTAACAAGGTGCCCAGGGCAGGCccacgcttgaacacagacaaccTCTTCTTGGAGAGCACTACTGACGGTGGCAGCTTGTTGGCCGGGTCGAGCAACCTGAACTCCACCAACGCCCTCGCCTCGGCATCATCGGTCACAAGGTGAAGCAAAATGAATGCAAGATCTGTATTGTCCTCCTCCTCAAACATCCACTCGGGGATGTACTTGATGCGCCAGAGGTAGCCACCGACATCGAAGGTGGCGGACTGCAGGGGCTTGCCCTTGCCGGCGCCAAGGCTCCTGTGAAGGTTGTAGCCGGTGATCTTGAACGTGTGTGTGCCCCGCACAGCGCTTGGGTAGCACGTCGACGCCGTCCTCATCATCCTGTGTTATTTCGCCCACACGATCAAGCGCTGCAACTTTCGGTTTCTAGCTGAAGCCCTTCAGGTGTATATATACACGTCTGCAGCAGCAGCTCTAACACAACTCGGAATAGGATTCGTACAGAACTTGACATGGTAAACTAGCCGAACTAGCCAACACACGGCGATAACTTGCAGTCGGAAACAAACGCATACCTCAACACTTGATACTTGATACTTTATATGTTTAATAAAAGgtcgtgtgcatcaattgatgcagaggctggggctgctgctcctttatcgaaaaaaacacttgcatgattagagcatctctagcagacatCCTGTACGAGCCAAATCCGTAtaataacaatttttatgcgggtTTGGCCAAAAAAAGGGGCGAGATTAGCCAAATCATGtacgagcatctctagcagacatATGCACAAAAGCAGCGTCATCCTATAGAGGCCAGCATAACCAGACAGGGATCAAGTACCAGCACCTTAACGATGAGCATCAGCATAAGGGCTCGCGATACCTCCTGCAGCTGAAGATGCTGGAGCATGAAGTCTCCTTCCTGAAGACGTCGATCTTGAAGCGGTCGTCCATAGAGGTGAAGACGATTGTGTCGTCGACGCGGAGGGCAAGCCTGCGGGCGAACTCACTCCATTCCTTGATGAAGTCGACGCGCTCGGCCCTCCACTGGAGTTGCACCTTGACGACGCAGCGCTCGCCCATGTACAACCACACCTTCACCGGCGGGCCATTCTTCTTCAGCTTACTTGCTGATCAGGTGCTACTCCAAGTAGGGCGGCACGGCGAGGGCAATGAGGTCCTGACTCTCCAGCTACACGAAGAACGCCGGCACCCGCACTTTGGCAACATGCCCCAGGTCTGCAGGACGGTCGACGTGAAGCCTTGGCGCGGTGATCTGCCGGTGGGCTTCAATGAACCCTATATTGAGGTCACAAAGCTGCACCCGCACGACAATGTCCCTTGCGTCCAGTATAAGCCCGTCCGAAAAAGTTTCCAGGAAAGGCCAGTTCTGCAGATGCAATAAGAATGCAAAGACTTGGCTATACTTGCATTGTGAGCACCAGAGACAGGGATGAAGTCCATGCCAATGTGAAGCACTGCCATGGACTTGCCAATCTAAAGTCCATCATGTTTGGCATTGCCAATGTCAAGCAATGCCATGAACTTGCCAATGTCAAGTCCATCATGTTTGGCATTGCCAATGTCAAGCAATGGCATGGACTTGACATGGAGCTTGAGTTTGGCATTCACAAGCTCAAGCTCCATCATAGACTTGGCATTGTCATGTCCATGACATCACTTCACATGCAGTGCACACTGACATGAATACTATCTACATGCACATCAGTCGGAGCTGCTACAATATCATCGAACACATCCACATTATCATCTATCAGGAAGAGATGGATTGAAGTGCTTACGATGGGGTGGTGATGGGGCAGTGTGATAGCGGCCCCGACTGAGGAGGAGGCCGCGCACCAGCGCCGGCATGTCCTTGAGGACATCGCACCCCAAATCCAGGTGGAGGTGAAGGCGGAGCAGGAGCACCTGTCGGCTGGTACATCATCGTAGCCGCGGTCGGGAAGCGAGGAGCTGATTGAGCTGTCGGCTGCCGACGAGCACGTGATCGGCTAAACAGCGGTGGCGCGAAGCGCGGCGCGCCATTCGGAGTAGGCGGCCGCGGCATGACCCATGGCATCGGCGGGTGCATCGGGGTCGACGCGAACCCCAGCGGGGGCTCCATCTTCCTACTGGAGCCCGGTGCACCTGTCGCCATTGCCGCCTCCCTCGCCGACGAAAACCCTAGGGGGCAGGGGTCAAAAACCACCGGAATCGAGGGGTCCGCCGGTGGAATCACGGCGGCTTGAAGAGCGGCGATGGCTGCGAGTTGCGACACCGGCCAGCCTCGTACTCGCGAACGGCGACGACCGATTCAGCACGGGTACGTGTGCGGCATCGATCTGCGCCGCCGAATCGAGGCCGCCAGCCTCGTACTCGGACGATGCGCAGGAGCGCCTCATTCGACCGCGTGACCGTCGGCCGGACAGCACGATCCATTGGCGCCAGAGCggaaggaggcggaggaggcgaggaggccatggGCGACGGTTGATGCGACAGGGCAGTGACTGTCAGTGAGAGAAGTGAATggagagagagaaggaggcaaCCGGTGACTTGAAGTGGGGAGCGAGGGCCACGACAACACGGTGTCTCCCGCGGTTCTCCACGCGTGCAATCGTTGCACGAGGGCGTGCAGAATCGCACGATAATGGAACAGGTCCGTTGGAAACTACCGATTCAGATGTACCTCTAGGTCTATCCCATGGGGGATTTGAGAACCGGTTGGACCAGAATGCAGGGGACTTCCAGGCAACCAAACACCCTATTTCTTCTGGGCCGGTGCGGAGCCAGGGGCTCACagactaccaaacgcgccctatcaGTTTGATACACTTCTCATCTCCCGTGGTGTCAACTGGGCTGTACAAAATATCCCAACGAAGACACGGAACTCGGGCAGTCAGCCGCCGGTTGTCGTGCCGCCCCTGCTTACGATACCACGTATCCGCCCCTATTTCCCGGAGCGGCTGAAGTCCGACGGCGAGCCACAGAGAGGTGACAGGCCGCGTGAGCTGCAGCAGCATCCTAGTTTCCTTCTACAGGCAAGGTGTTTGCTTAAATGCTTCTGAGATGAGCATATGCGCCCTGGGTGGTTCGAGTATTTGCAGTTTGTTCTCCTTGCCTGTTCATCTCTAAAAATGATTTGCTACCACACTTATCACGCCCACAAGTACATTCTGAATCCAAGATCGCAATTCATACATTCGTCCTCCATTTTTTAAACCCGCTTTGTGTtaggaatttggaataaaattgtGAAAGCAGTATATGAAGGTCACTTCTGACTTTACTTTTACCATGACGCAGGTTAATCCATTGTCGAAACAACACACAAAGAGGTTGTCGTAGTACCAGTCAGGATGAAGTTCAGAGGCGTCTGCAGGAAGCTGTACGATTACGTGAGGTATGATCTGAGAGAGATCGCGTTCCCGTCTTCTCTACCAGACCCTCCGGGCACCAAGAGACGTCCTAAGCTCTCACTGAATGAGAAATGGTGCATCCTCAAGGAGGCAACCAGGCTCTATGCGGCTTCCTGGGTTAGGGACATTGGTCCTGAGCTCAGGCCAAATGATTACAATAAGGAGAAAGAGGAACCCAACCCCAACATCACCAAAGAGGGGAAGACTACAAGTGAgcctaccatgcttgaggatCTTGCGGTGGCAGCGAGGGGTGGGGCAGAGACCCTGAAGCCCATGCTACGTCGCATATACATGACCCGTGCCTCGACCTACACGAGTGCGGTGAAGAACTATGTGGAGACATATCAGGAAGGGCTGAAGGATGTCTTGGATGATAAGGTTGCTGGAAAAGGTCACCAGCAAGGCAACGAGGCAAAGAAGTTGTCAACagcgacaccaccaccaccatcatcattgTGATCTTTTTTTGAGTTTACGAGGAAATATTATCATCAGGAATCGCAGCATAGCTCATATATGATCTTCAGAGTTGATGTCCTTCTAGTTGTGTAGTGCGTTACCCATTTCCTAGTTTTTTCTTCTTCGTGCAGGTCTCTGATCTTGTTTATCTTCTACTCTGCATTTTGTGAACTCTGAACTGTACTCTACATTGTTGTTTGGAGATTGTTCTCCGGTTTGTTTCAGTTCCAGTTGTTTCTTGCTACATTCACATTGAAATCAATGTCTTCAAGGCTGTGCAATTTCCATTTTGCTAGAAACCGAACAGAGACATATCCTATCATTTTCTTTGGTGTAGCTCAGTACCACATTGTTTGCAGGGAGCCAAACGCGGTCTGTGAGTGGGAAGCCGTTTGTTGTTAATGGCTTCGTATGTCTGGGGTCTGCTTACTTGGGTTTTGTGTAGACAAGTAAAATTCTGCATGAGTAGGTATGTGATCTTCTTCAACTCCTAGTCTAGGTGTTTGCAACTTTGCACTGGAATGTATACTTGTTTTCCATGGAGGTTGTTCTTGGGCTTGTTCCAGTTGCAACTTTGCACTGGAATGTATACTTGCAACTTTGCAACTTTGCCCAAGGCATCAGTGGGAATTGTTTTGGAATTATGGATGAGCTTCAAGTAGCTGCACAGGAATTGCTTAGACCTTTCCACAGACGGGAGAGACTTTTCATGAGTGACTTCGTTTCGGGCGTACCAAGGTCTTCATGAATATGTTCTTGTTTATCTTATACTCTGGGATTTGTGAACTGTACTGTACATTTTCGTTTGGGGATTGTTCTTCAATCTTCAGCTTGTTTCAGTGGCCGTTGTTCGTTGCTGCATTCACATTGAAATAAATGTCTAACATGCTGTGCAATTTCCATTTTGCTAGAAACAGAAACAGAGACATGGCCTATCATTTTCGTTGGTGTAGTTCAGTACGACATTGTTTACAGGGTACCAAGCGCGGTCTGTCAATGTGAAGCTGTTTGATGGCTTTGTATGTCTGCTTACTTGGGTTTTGGGTAGACAAGTAAAATTCTGCATGAGTAGGTATGTGATCTTCCTCAACTCCTAGTCTAGGTGTTTGCACTACAATGTATGCTTCTTTCCCGTGGAGGTCGTTCTTGGGCTTGTTTCAGTTGCTATTATTTGTTGCTGCATTCAGAttggagatcaaagtactctagtCTTCTAATCCTTAACTGGAAATAATGGATGACATGTGCTGTGTGCCATGGTGCCAGTCAAAACTTCAAGCCTTCGGGGCCTCGTCATGAGGGTAAGTGTTGAGTACAACTAATGCAGATATGGTTGCATTGGGTGGATTCATAATTTAAAAAAATACGCAGAATTGCAAACATAGTTTATCTGTTGAGCCAGATAATGCAGAATGCCAGCCCAGTCCATTCGTGGGCAGAcaaccagatttttttttttttgagatcaaaCGCTATGAATATATTAAtttgtgagagaatccattacaatCTGGTTCTCGACACACACAGGTGCTACATCAAACCACACCCTACATAATTTATTGTCGCAGCCTTCCTTTGCCATTAGATGTGCAGCTTCATTACCGAGCGCCGCACCGCACGGACGGAGGATTCTACAAAACTTTGAAGCCGGGTTTTTGTACAACAAGATTTATTAACACTAGAATAGGTGGGTACATATGAACATCAGACTTTCAGACATCTTACTGTTGTCGGCCTCTTCAAGTCCATATACAATATGACTGAAAGACAAGGATACCCTGTCTCTGTAAAATCGGAGTTTATTTCCCTTCAAAACCTTTCACCCAGATAAACTGAAGAAAAAGCCCCAAAACCTGAGG from Lolium rigidum isolate FL_2022 chromosome 4, APGP_CSIRO_Lrig_0.1, whole genome shotgun sequence encodes the following:
- the LOC124706225 gene encoding BTB/POZ and MATH domain-containing protein 2-like; the encoded protein is MRTASTCYPSAVRGTHTFKITGYNLHRSLGAGKGKPLQSATFDVGGYLWRIKYIPEWMFEEEDNTDLAFILLHLVTDDAEARALVEFRLLDPANKLPPSVVLSKKRLSVFKRGPALGTLLQPSTYLRDDSLVIECDITVLKESMVTAATFDISVPPSDLAEYFKELLEKEEEADVVFKVKDEVFPAHKIVIAARSPVFKAELFGPMSDMTRRNITVEDMQPAVFKALLYFIYTDSLPSMENLEGDDGKEMVKHLLVAADRYAMERMKVMCESNLCKSLDVENVTGALALADQHHCSELKNACLEFIASPDRMDDVMASQGYARLKRSCPAVVIDAFERAKKSRGI
- the LOC124706512 gene encoding uncharacterized protein LOC124706512, with the protein product MKFRGVCRKLYDYVRYDLREIAFPSSLPDPPGTKRRPKLSLNEKWCILKEATRLYAASWVRDIGPELRPNDYNKEKEEPNPNITKEGKTTSEPTMLEDLAVAARGGAETLKPMLRRIYMTRASTYTSAVKNYVETYQEGLKDVLDDKVAGKGHQQGNEAKKLSTATPPPPSSL